GCAACAGTGCTAACACTAATCGTATCGTTATTCGGAGCTTTCCCGGTGGCGAGAAATTATGTGAAGTGGAGCGGGTTTATTTATTTATTCTTCTTGATGTCACAGTTCTTGCCTAACCCTATGGTTGCACAGTTCAAATTGATGCTTACCTTGAAACAAGAGCTTGGATTCGTGGGCTATGATACGAAGCTGGGTTATATTCTCCTAAAAACAGGAGGAACAGGGATCGTCTTCATGATGTTCGTAGGTTATATTAAAGGGATCAGCCGTGAGATGGATGAAGCTGCAGGTATGGATGGTGCTGGGTATATGCGGTATTTATTCCAGATCATTATGCCACTGATGAAACCTGTTATCGCAACAGGTGTTATCCTGACGGCGATTACCATTTGGAATGACTTTGTAGGTCCAATCATGTATTTGCCAAGTCCGGAACATTATCCAATTACCTTCGGGCTTAAAGAATTCCGCGGTCAATACGGAAACAACTGGCCTATGTTGGCGTGCGGTATCATGATCGTATCCGCACCACTTATCGTCCTGTACACCTTCATTCAAAAGTATATCGTTGACGGTGCATTGGCAGGTGCGGTTAAAGCTTAAGTAGATGTGTAAATGAGAGGATGGGGACAATGGACCGCAAAAAAATTCAAGGCTTTGAATTCACCGGAAAGGACGGGGAGTTCAAGCTTCAGCAACCGGATCATAGTAGTTTCTTATACTTCCCTCTAGTAAATGAGGGGGGAATGATGTCGACTGTAACCCCGAAGCTTCATGGTCAGGCGACAACAGGTCATAATACATTTTTAACACCGCCATTATCTGTTGAAGATTTGCATAATTCACGCGCCTCGCGTAATTTCTGGGTTTACGTCGATGGCAAAGGTGCTTGGTCTGCAGCTGGAAACTCTGCTAAGCAAAATGCAGCGTTCTACACCCCATCTGCTGATGATGCAGTACTTGAGGCTGGATTTCTATGGCATCGTGTGACTCGCAGCAACTCTGAGATGGGTGTCAAAGCTGAGATTACCAGCTTCGTACCTAGCGGTAACGACAAGGTAGAACTTATGAAAGTTACGTTGACGAATACGGGAACAGAGGAGCTTACTCTTACGCCAACGGCGGTAGTTCCCTTGTATGCCCGTTCCGCAGATGATCTGCGCGATCACAGACATGTAACTTCACTGCTGAACCGGATTTACACCTCAGCTTATGGTGTTGAGGTTCAACCTGCACTATCTTTCGATGAGCGTGGTCATCGCATTAATCACACTTCTTACGGTGTATTTGGTGCAGAAGGTGATGGCAGTCAGCCTGATGGTTTCTTCCCGATTCAAGAAGAATTTATCGGTGAAGGTGGAAGTCTTGACTGGCCAGAAGCTGTTATTCTGAATGCTACGCCAGAGATTGGTAAAGGTGGAGGAGTGGATAGAGAGGGTTATGAAGCCGTTGGTGGTCTTCGTTTTGCTTCAATTACCTTGTCTTCTGGTGCAAGCCATTCTTATGTCGTAGTTATGGCAATTGATAGTGATAGAATTAACGTTGAAGCGTTGATGAGTAAATATGGTACATCTGAAGCTTTTGATCATCTGCTAGAGGAAACTAAAATGTTCTGGGCAGACAAAGTGAATATGGTTGAATTTCATACCGGCGACTCGGATGCAGATCAATGGATGAAATGGGTAACCATCCAACCAGTCCTTAGAAGACTGTATGGTAACTCCTTCTTACCGTATCATGATTATGGAAGAGGCGGACGTGGCTGGCGAGATCTTTGGCAAGACTGTCTGGCACTGCTCATTATGGAGCCTGCCGAAGTTCGTAGCCTACTCTTCAACAATTACGCTGGTGTGAGAATTGATGGCAGTAACGCAACCATTATCGGTCAACAGCCAGGTGAATTTATCGCTGACCGTAACAATATCCCTCGTGTATGGATGGATCATGGGGCATGGCCATTTTTAACAACGATGCTCTATCTGGATCAGAGTGGTGATCTTGATTTCTTGTTGCAAGAACAGACTTATTTCCGGGATACTTTTATGAGTCGTTGTAAGGAACGTGACACTTCATGGAATACCTCTGTAGGCAGTGATCTTAGAACAGTTTCTGGGGAAATCTACAAAGGTACAATTCTGGAACACATTTTACTGCAAAATCTAGTTCCGTTCTTTAATGTAGGAGAACATAATAATATCCTGCTCGAAGGCGCGGACTGGAATGATGGCCTTGATATGGGGGCGGATCGCGGAGAGAGTGTAGCATTTACATCTTTCTATGCTAGCAATCTATTGGATATTTCCCGGGTCCTACGTAACCTTAAGACTTCTAAAGGTCAGGAAACTGTTGAATTAGCCGAAGAAATGCAGCTACTGCTGGATACCCTTAACGAGTCTGTGGATTATGGTTCTGTATCAGGTAAACATGAGAGATTGGATCGATATTATGCTGCCGCACCAAATAAGGTGAGTGGAGTTCGTGTATCTCTCGATATTGATAAAGTAGCTGACGATCTGGAACAAAAAGCGGAATGGTTATTTAACCATTTGCGTAGCAACGAGTGGGTACAGAGTGAGAATGGCGATGGCTGGTTTAATGGTTATTATAATAACGATGGTGAACAGGTAGAGGGTGAATTTTCTGAAGGCGTTCGTATGACGCTTA
This genomic stretch from Paenibacillus sp. FSL H7-0737 harbors:
- a CDS encoding carbohydrate ABC transporter permease, whose protein sequence is MKDSKTAKTLSYILIAVLLVLYIMPLLFVINISFKSFSDYLLDPIGLVKSIQWDNYKEAWLKGNFSNYFINSLLYTVVATVLTLIVSLFGAFPVARNYVKWSGFIYLFFLMSQFLPNPMVAQFKLMLTLKQELGFVGYDTKLGYILLKTGGTGIVFMMFVGYIKGISREMDEAAGMDGAGYMRYLFQIIMPLMKPVIATGVILTAITIWNDFVGPIMYLPSPEHYPITFGLKEFRGQYGNNWPMLACGIMIVSAPLIVLYTFIQKYIVDGALAGAVKA
- a CDS encoding GH36-type glycosyl hydrolase domain-containing protein, yielding MDRKKIQGFEFTGKDGEFKLQQPDHSSFLYFPLVNEGGMMSTVTPKLHGQATTGHNTFLTPPLSVEDLHNSRASRNFWVYVDGKGAWSAAGNSAKQNAAFYTPSADDAVLEAGFLWHRVTRSNSEMGVKAEITSFVPSGNDKVELMKVTLTNTGTEELTLTPTAVVPLYARSADDLRDHRHVTSLLNRIYTSAYGVEVQPALSFDERGHRINHTSYGVFGAEGDGSQPDGFFPIQEEFIGEGGSLDWPEAVILNATPEIGKGGGVDREGYEAVGGLRFASITLSSGASHSYVVVMAIDSDRINVEALMSKYGTSEAFDHLLEETKMFWADKVNMVEFHTGDSDADQWMKWVTIQPVLRRLYGNSFLPYHDYGRGGRGWRDLWQDCLALLIMEPAEVRSLLFNNYAGVRIDGSNATIIGQQPGEFIADRNNIPRVWMDHGAWPFLTTMLYLDQSGDLDFLLQEQTYFRDTFMSRCKERDTSWNTSVGSDLRTVSGEIYKGTILEHILLQNLVPFFNVGEHNNILLEGADWNDGLDMGADRGESVAFTSFYASNLLDISRVLRNLKTSKGQETVELAEEMQLLLDTLNESVDYGSVSGKHERLDRYYAAAPNKVSGVRVSLDIDKVADDLEQKAEWLFNHLRSNEWVQSENGDGWFNGYYNNDGEQVEGEFSEGVRMTLTGQVFPLMGHAAAPEQIPHIIAAVDRNLFDDKIGYRLNSRFGGIQQNLGRAFGFAFGHKENGAMFSHMTIMYGNALYKRGYVKEGHKVLESLYSLSTDFEKARIYPGIPEYINEQGRGMYTYLTGSASWLLLTMVTEVFGVKGKLGDLLLEPKLVKEQFDSEGKASIKTIFADREFEVVYKATGSFNYGEYQIHSVTLNGSEVTLQRGSGSAIIPREELLALQTEKLHVIEVTLA